Proteins encoded together in one Stutzerimonas stutzeri window:
- the uca gene encoding urea carboxylase: protein MFDKLLIANRGAIACRILRTLRNLNVNGVAVYSEADAASLHLQQADEAHSLGEGPATQTYLDAQKILRIARETGAKAIHPGYGFLSENAAFAEACEAAGIAFVGPTPEQLRVFGLKHTARALAKQRGVPMLEGTELLDSLADALGAAEQVGYPVMLKSTAGGGGIGMRVCRSAAELTDAFDAVKRLGQNNFSDSGVFIEKYIERARHLEVQVFGDGAGEVIALGVRDCSVQRRNQKVLEETPAPNLPVGMAAALCQAAITLAKAVSYRSAGTVEFVYDAEAERFYFLEVNTRLQVEHGVTEQVWGVDLVRWMIELAAGDLPPLAELVKDLKPSGHAIQARVYAEDPGRDFQPSPGLLTAVAFPAADGKSLRIDTWVEAGCEIPPYFDPMIAKVISCAPSREAARVALDAALGDTLLYGVETNRDYLRQILGFAPFALGTPWTRCLEGLRYSASTFEVISAGTQTTVQDFPGRLGYWAVGVPPSGPMDRRALRLGNALLGNPEDAAGLEITMSGPILRFNTDAVVALTGAAIPVKLDDVEQPMCTAIFVPAGRTLTIGTIAGAGARSYLAVRGGVQVPEYLGSKSTFTLGQFGGHGGRALRAGDVLHLAPLSDSSAGARLAAELCSALPAVRELRVIYGPHGAPEYFTEGYIDKFFATDWEVHFNSSRTGVRLIGPKPEWVRESGGEAGLHPSNIHDNPYAIGAVDFTGDMPVILGPDGPSLGGFVCPVTIIEADLWQLGQLKAGDKVRFVPVDVLTARQLAKAADAECASLAPAAVVATPVALQSPIVLDIGEADSRLVARLSGDTHLLLEIGAPELDLVLRFRGHALMQALEAKQLDGVIDLTPGIRSLQVHYQPETLALENLLEIVAGLWDAVCAAQDLKVPSRIVHLPLSWDDPACQLAIEKYMTTVRKDAPWCPSNLEFIRRINDLPNLEAVYRTVFDASYLVMGLGDVYLGAPVATPLDPRHRLVTTKYNPARTWTAENSVGIGGAYMCIYGMEGPGGYQFVGRTLQMWNRYRAVEAFGGLPWLLRFFDQIRFYPVSAEELVRIRRDFPLGRYPLKIENTELRLSDYQDFLAAEADSIDAFRRQQRGAFDAERQRWIESGQAHFESEEVAADLGEDAPLGAGQHGIESHIAGNLWQVSVAEGTRVEAGDVLVILESMKMEIPLTAPVAGVVKEVRAQPGSPVRAGQRVVVIEEA, encoded by the coding sequence ATGTTCGACAAACTGCTGATCGCCAACCGCGGCGCCATTGCCTGCCGCATCCTGCGTACGCTGCGCAACCTGAATGTGAACGGCGTGGCCGTCTACTCCGAGGCCGACGCCGCCAGCCTGCATCTGCAGCAGGCCGACGAGGCCCACAGCCTGGGCGAAGGCCCGGCCACACAGACCTATCTGGACGCGCAGAAGATTCTCCGCATCGCCCGTGAAACCGGCGCGAAAGCCATCCACCCCGGCTACGGGTTTCTCTCCGAGAACGCGGCGTTTGCCGAAGCCTGCGAGGCCGCCGGGATCGCCTTCGTCGGCCCGACGCCGGAACAGCTGCGGGTGTTTGGCCTCAAGCACACCGCCCGCGCCTTGGCCAAACAACGCGGCGTACCGATGCTGGAGGGCACCGAGCTGCTCGACAGCCTCGCCGATGCCCTCGGCGCAGCCGAGCAGGTCGGCTACCCGGTGATGCTGAAAAGCACCGCCGGCGGTGGCGGTATCGGGATGCGCGTGTGCCGCTCGGCGGCGGAACTCACTGATGCCTTCGACGCGGTCAAGCGTCTGGGGCAGAACAACTTCAGCGATTCGGGCGTGTTCATCGAGAAATACATCGAGCGCGCCCGCCACCTGGAGGTGCAGGTGTTCGGCGACGGCGCCGGCGAAGTCATTGCCTTGGGCGTGCGCGACTGCTCGGTACAGCGGCGCAACCAGAAGGTGCTGGAGGAAACCCCGGCGCCGAACCTGCCGGTCGGCATGGCCGCGGCCCTGTGCCAGGCGGCGATCACCCTGGCCAAGGCGGTCAGCTATCGCAGCGCCGGCACCGTGGAGTTCGTCTACGACGCCGAAGCCGAGCGTTTCTACTTCCTCGAGGTAAACACCCGCCTGCAGGTGGAGCACGGCGTCACCGAGCAGGTCTGGGGCGTGGACCTGGTGCGCTGGATGATCGAGCTGGCCGCCGGCGACCTGCCGCCGTTGGCCGAGCTGGTGAAGGATCTCAAGCCGAGCGGCCACGCGATCCAGGCGCGCGTCTACGCCGAGGACCCGGGCCGCGACTTCCAGCCGAGCCCGGGCCTGTTGACCGCCGTGGCCTTCCCGGCCGCTGACGGCAAGAGCCTGCGCATCGACACCTGGGTCGAAGCCGGCTGCGAGATCCCGCCGTATTTCGACCCGATGATCGCCAAGGTCATCAGCTGCGCGCCGAGCCGCGAAGCGGCCCGCGTCGCGCTGGACGCCGCCCTCGGCGACACCCTGCTCTACGGCGTGGAAACCAACCGCGATTATCTGCGCCAGATCCTCGGCTTTGCCCCCTTCGCCCTCGGCACGCCCTGGACCCGCTGCCTGGAAGGTCTGCGCTATTCGGCCAGCACCTTCGAGGTGATCAGCGCCGGCACCCAGACCACCGTGCAGGACTTCCCCGGCCGCCTCGGCTACTGGGCGGTGGGCGTGCCGCCGTCCGGCCCGATGGACAGACGCGCGCTGCGCCTGGGCAACGCCCTGCTCGGCAACCCCGAGGACGCTGCCGGGCTGGAAATCACCATGAGCGGGCCGATCCTGCGCTTCAACACCGACGCGGTGGTGGCGCTGACCGGCGCCGCGATCCCCGTGAAGCTCGATGACGTCGAACAGCCGATGTGCACCGCCATTTTCGTCCCGGCCGGCCGCACCCTGACCATCGGCACTATTGCCGGCGCCGGTGCGCGCTCCTACCTGGCCGTGCGCGGCGGGGTGCAGGTGCCGGAGTATCTGGGCAGCAAGAGCACCTTCACCCTCGGCCAGTTCGGCGGCCACGGTGGCCGCGCCCTGCGCGCCGGCGACGTGCTGCACCTGGCACCGCTGAGCGACTCGTCGGCCGGCGCCAGGCTCGCCGCCGAGCTGTGCAGCGCCCTGCCGGCGGTGCGCGAGCTGCGGGTGATCTACGGCCCGCACGGCGCGCCGGAATACTTCACCGAAGGCTATATCGACAAGTTCTTCGCCACCGACTGGGAAGTGCACTTCAACTCCAGCCGCACCGGGGTGCGCCTGATCGGCCCGAAACCCGAGTGGGTGCGCGAGAGCGGCGGCGAGGCCGGCCTGCACCCATCGAACATCCACGACAACCCCTACGCCATCGGCGCGGTGGACTTCACCGGCGACATGCCGGTGATCCTCGGCCCGGACGGCCCGAGCCTGGGCGGCTTCGTCTGCCCGGTGACCATCATCGAGGCGGATCTGTGGCAGCTCGGCCAGCTCAAGGCCGGCGACAAGGTGCGCTTCGTGCCGGTGGACGTGCTGACCGCACGCCAGCTGGCCAAGGCCGCCGATGCCGAGTGCGCCAGCCTCGCGCCGGCGGCCGTGGTCGCCACGCCGGTGGCGCTGCAGTCGCCCATCGTGCTCGATATCGGTGAAGCGGACAGCCGCCTGGTCGCCCGCCTCTCCGGCGACACCCACCTGTTGCTGGAAATCGGCGCGCCGGAGCTGGACCTGGTGCTGCGCTTCCGTGGCCATGCGCTGATGCAGGCCCTCGAAGCCAAGCAGCTCGACGGCGTCATCGACCTGACGCCCGGCATCCGCTCCCTGCAGGTGCACTACCAGCCCGAGACCCTGGCGCTGGAGAATCTGTTGGAGATTGTCGCCGGCCTGTGGGATGCCGTGTGCGCCGCGCAGGACCTGAAGGTGCCCTCGCGCATCGTCCACCTGCCGCTGTCCTGGGACGACCCGGCCTGCCAGTTGGCCATCGAGAAGTACATGACCACGGTGCGCAAGGACGCGCCCTGGTGCCCGAGCAACCTGGAGTTCATCCGCCGCATCAACGACCTCCCGAATCTCGAGGCGGTGTACCGCACGGTGTTCGACGCCAGCTATCTGGTGATGGGCCTGGGCGACGTCTACCTCGGTGCGCCGGTGGCCACCCCGCTGGACCCGCGCCACCGCCTGGTCACCACCAAGTACAACCCGGCGCGCACCTGGACCGCGGAGAACTCGGTGGGCATCGGCGGCGCCTACATGTGCATCTACGGCATGGAAGGCCCGGGCGGCTACCAGTTCGTCGGCCGCACCCTGCAGATGTGGAACCGCTACCGCGCGGTCGAGGCGTTCGGCGGCCTGCCGTGGCTGCTGCGCTTCTTCGACCAGATCCGCTTCTACCCGGTCTCGGCGGAGGAGCTTGTGAGGATCCGCCGCGATTTCCCGCTGGGCCGCTACCCGCTGAAGATCGAGAACACCGAGCTGCGCCTGTCCGACTACCAGGACTTTCTTGCCGCCGAGGCCGACAGCATCGACGCCTTCCGTCGCCAGCAGCGCGGCGCCTTCGACGCCGAGCGCCAGCGCTGGATCGAATCGGGCCAGGCGCACTTCGAGAGCGAGGAAGTCGCCGCCGACCTCGGCGAGGACGCCCCGCTCGGCGCCGGCCAGCACGGCATCGAAAGCCACATTGCCGGCAACCTCTGGCAGGTGTCGGTGGCCGAGGGCACGCGGGTCGAGGCCGGCGACGTGCTGGTGATCCTCGAGAGCATGAAGATGGAAATCCCGCTCACCGCGCCGGTCGCCGGCGTGGTCAAGGAAGTCCGCGCCCAGCCCGGCTCGCCGGTGCGCGCAGGCCAGCGGGTGGTGGTGATCGAGGAGGCGTGA